In Methanoregula formicica SMSP, the DNA window CTTCATCTTTCTTGCAGCATGGCACCTTTACCAGCGGAACTACCAGATCCCTGACCTGAAAGAACAGTGGCGCTGGGAAGCCCTCTTCCTGGTTACCTTCCTCATCATGCTGGATGTCCGGTTTGTGAACCCGACAATCTCCTATGCCGAGAAGTTCATGGACCACGGGTTCCTTGCCTCAGTGATCCTGAACCCGGTTGTCCCCCCGCTGGATCCCTGGTTTGCCGGGGGCACCCTCAATGTCTATTACTATCTTGGGTACTGGATGCTCGGCTGCCTTGCCATCATCAGCGGGGTTCCTTCTGCGATCGCATTCAACCTGTCCCTTCCTACCGTGTTCGCCCTATCCGCGATCAGCCTGTATGCCATCGGCTCGCTGCTGCTCGATCGTTTCCGCTGGCTCCCGCTTACTGTCCTCATCCTCCCCAACCCGGCACTCATTTGCCAGCTCGTCACCGGATCAGCGGTGAATCCGGCCTATGATGCATCCCTTTCGTGGCTGGGAACACGGACCATCACCAACACCATCAACGAGTATCCCCTCTTCTCCTTTGTCTGGGGCGATGTCCATGCCCATGTTGTCTCGATCTTCAACCAGCTCTTCCTTATCCTGCTCCTCTTTTTTGTTTACCGGAACTGGGAGTCCCTGGACAAGGTTCAAAAAGCCATAGTAACGATCCTGGTTTCCCTCAGTCTTGGTTCGATGCCGCTCTTTAACACCTGGGACGTCCTCATCTATGCGCCGCTCGTGCTTATTGTCGCATTTCTCCTTATCTGGAGAAACCGGGCATCGCCGGGAAGAGACACCTGGGCATTCCTGTTCACCGTGCCACCCCTTTCTATTCTCTTATATCTTCCCTTCTATCTCCAGCTGCAGACACAGACCGGGGCGATAGCATTTGTCAGGACACCATCGGATCCGGTCGAGTTCCTCTGGGTGAATGGCATCTTCATCGCCATCTTTATCGCGCTGCTTGTTCCGGAGTTCCGGAAACGGCCATGGCTCCTCATTGCCTGCCTGCCCTTTGCCCTTACCGGGTACATCGCTGCAGCGATTGCCATCATCCCCCTCGTCTACCTCATTGCCAAAGCCGACCGCGATTTTCCCGATATTCTTGCGGCATTCGGTCTTGCCATCCTCGTGATCTGCGAACTCGTGTACATGAAGGACAACATGGGGGAGACCTTCTTCCGCATGAACACGGTCTTCAAGTGCTATCTCCCCGCATGGCTGATGCTCGGTACCGCTGCACTTGTCATGATCGGACAGTGGCTTGGAAGATGGGGGCGCATCCCGGTTTTTTCTGCCCGGCTCACGACAGCAGCAACTCTCGGGATCGTTCTTTTCCTCCTTGCTGCCCCGTTCATGATATCCTACAATTCCGGATACGGTACCAACACTCTTGACGGCCTGGAGTATCTCACTGCTTCGCACCCGGGCGATGCCGGGGCGGTTGCCTTCCTCCGTACGCTTCCACCGGGCGAGATCCTTGTCGAGGCAGAAAACGGGGACTATTCGTATTCCTCCCGGGTGTCCTCGTTCACGGGGATTCCGGCAATCATCGGCCAGCCATTCCATGAATACATGTGGAGGGGGGACGAGAGCGGCTGGTTCTCTGAACGAAAATCCGATATCCGGGAGATCTATGAGCGGCCGGAACTGACCGTTCCGCTCATGAAAAAATACAATGCAACCCTGCTCTATGTCGGGGATTCTGAATACGAACGATACGACGTCTCCCTTCCCGGAACCGGATTAACAAAGGTCTATTCGGAAGGAACGACCACAATATATCGGATTTCTGCATAATCCCCAGGTACACGTTCCGGGTAGCAGGCCGCTATGCGTGCACATTACCCGTCGTGGCACAAACCTTTATTTCCGTTCCTGTCGAACTGATATGGCTACATCATTGCTTACTGATGAGTAATGAAGGAGCATACACTCCTGAATGAGGTGAGTTATGGCAAAAGGTTACGTTAAGACAGAAGCTCCCGAGGAGCTCCAGAACAAGGCGCTCGAAGCCCTTGAAGTTGCAAGAGACACCGGAAAGATCAAGAAGGGATCCAACGAGGCAACAAAAGCCATCGAACGCGGTATCGCCGCCCTCGTGGTCATCGGTGCCGATGTAGAGCCTGAAGAGATCGTTATGCACCTTGGACCGCTCTGCGACGAGAAGAAGGTCCCTTATATCTTCATCAACAAGCAGAACGACATCGGCGCTGCAAGCGGCCTTGACGTAGGCTCTGCCGCGGCAGCAATCGTCAAGCCCGGGAAAGCAAAAGAGACGATCGACGACCTTGCCAAGCAGCTTGCCGCGCTGAAGGCGTGAGGTTCTTACCATGGCAGACGATGCAACGCCGGCAGAAGTAATCGAGGTCGTTGGCTCAACCGGCATGCACGGTGAGGCAATGCAGGTCAAGTGCCGTATCCTCGACGGCAACAACAAGGGACGGATCATCACCCGCAACACCGTGGGCCCGATCCGTGAAGGAGACATCATCATGCTCCTTGAGACCGAGCGCGAAGCAAAGAAACTCTCGAGGCGGTAAACGATGGTAGAACAGCATGTCTGCAGTTTCTGCGGCAGCCAGCTCGAGCCCGGTACCGGCAAGATGTTTGTGAAGAGGGACGGTACCATCTTTTACTTCTGCAGCACCAAGTGCCAGAACAACCACAAGCTCGGCCGGGTCCCGCGCCGTGTCCAGTGGACAAACGCCGGCAGGAAAGCACTCGGCAAGGAGTGATCCCCATGCCGGATCGCACCTTTGTGATGGTCAAGCCCGACGGGGTCCAGCGCGGCCTCGTGGGCGAGATCGTCTCCCGGCTCGAGGCAAAAGGCCTCAAGCTCGTGGCAGCCCGCTTCGAGAAGTTACCGGAGCAGCGGGTGACAGAACATTACAAGGAACACCTTTCAAAACCCTTCTTCCCTTCGATGAAGGAATATATCATGAGCGGCCCGGTCTTCCTCATGGTGTGGGAGGGGAGGAATGTGGCAGCGATCGTCAGAAAGGTGGTCGGCTCCACTAACCCCCAGGAAGCCGCGCCGGGAACAATCCGCGGCGACTTCGGTATCGACATCGGCAGGAATGTTATCCATGCCGCCGATTCACCGGAGAGTGCGGCCCGCGAGATCGGGATCCATTTCAAAACCACTGAAGTATTCGACTACAAGCGGATAGACGAGTCCGTGTTGTACGAATACTGATCCTTTTTTGTTCCGTTTATTCAGAACCCGGATTTGCAGGACCACGGCAGGGTCCGCGCCTTATGATTGCCGATCCGGTAAAAGCATACGTGGCTGGAGATCACCGTGATGAACTGCCGGGTTTTTTAAACCACTCATTTCTGCCCGTGTACCACAGGTTATATGATGCCTGATTCAGATTATATCATGAAACAAACGGGGAAGAGAAAATGAGTGACTGGGACATTGCATCGGTCGGGCATGTGCTGATTGGCAGCAGCATCACGGTTGCCGGGATTATCATCGCTGCACTGCTGATCGGTATGAATATCCCGATGGCATCATTCCTGCTCATTACAACGACTGTCCTCATCGTCATGAGCGCTGTTCTCATCATCTACAAGGTTCCAAGGAGTCCCCCTCCCATCTGAGCGAGGCCTTGCATGGATGAGCAGCAACCGGTCCGGATATGCAGCGCCCAGATCGCCGGCATCTGGGACAATCCAGCAGCGACACTGGAGAAGATCCGGCCGCTCGTTCACCATGCAGCGGCATCCGGTGCCCGCCTGATCTGTTTTCCGGAGCAGTTTGCAACCGGCTGGGACCCCGGTTCCACGAACCATACTGAAGAGCTGAACAGCACGATCGTATCAGCCCTGCGGGTAATGGCACAAGAGAACAGGATCGCGATTCTTGGCTCACTCCGGCAAAAGAGTGCAGGGCACCCAAAGAACACCGCACTGGTCATCGGGGACAACAGGGAGATTCTTGCAACGTATTCAAAGATCCATCTGTTCAGCCCCGGGGGTGAAGACCGGCAGTTCTCTCCGGGATCTGATCTGGGTATTTTCCGGCTGGGGCAACTTACCTGCGGCCTTGCCATCTGTTATGACCTCAGGTTCCCGGAACTCTTCCGCATCTATGCCCGGCACGGCGTCCAGGCCATGTTTGTCCCGTCAGCATGGCCGGCCAGCCGCAGGAAACACTGGGAACTCTTCGTTACCGCACGTGCCTGCGAGAACCAGATGTATGTGACCGGCATCAATACCACCGGAACGACTCCGGTTGATTCCTATTCCGGCGGTTCCATGACTGTCGACCCGAACGGAACGATCATAGCACAGGCAAACGAGGCAGAACAGCTGCTCTTCTGCGATCTCGACCCTGCACTTGTTACATCCGTCCGCACCGCCTTCCCGGTTGCAAAGGACTGCAAAAGCGAGCTCTATCCTGTTTTGTACGGCAGGAAATAACAGGGACAATTAACCCACTGCCCGTTAAGGATTTTCTTTCCATAACCGCACGCCTATATGTGATCACGTAACCAACACTATACCATGTACCATCTCGTGTGCGTCAACTGTGGAGCCACCTATCCCGCTGACGAGATCCTCTATAATTGTACAAAATGCGGCCACCTTCTTGCGGTAAAATACCCGCTCGATTCATTGAATATCAACAAGGCGGTCTGGGACAAGCGGCCTCTCGGTGTCTGGCGTTATAAGGAACTCCTGCCGGTGCACGGGGAGCCGGTGACCCTCCAGGAAGGGGGGACACAGATGTACCACCTCAAGAGACTGGGTGAGGAAATGGGGATCCCTCATCTCTATGCAAAACACGAGGGGATGAACCCCTCCGGTTCCTTCAAGGACCGGGGCATGACCGTGGGGGTTTCGATGGCGCTCCAGCTGGGAAAGAAGAGCGTTGCCTGCGCAAGCACCGGCAACACCTCCGCCAGTCTCGCGGTGTACGCAGCGAAGGCCGGGATCCCCGCCGTTGTCCTCCTCCCTGCCGGCAAGGTGGCCGTCGGCAAGGTGGCCCAGGCACTGATGCATGGCGCAAAGGTCATATCCATACGCGGGAACTTTGACCGGGCCCTCGAGATGGTCCACGATCTCTGCCTTTCCCACGGGCTGTACCTGCTGAACTCCATCAACCCCTACCGGCTTGAAGGCCAGAAGACGATCGGATTCGAGGCAGTCGACCAGCTTGGCGGTGTCCCGGACCGGTTCGTTCTCCCAGTAGGAAATGCCGGCAACATATCCGCGGTATACAAGGGGCTCCTGGAACTCCAGGAACTCGGGTTCATCGACAGGCTTCCGATGATGACCGGGATCCAGGCAGCAGGTTCGAGCCCGGTGGTCCGTGCAGTCCGCGAGAACCTCCCTGAAGTCGTTCCCGAAATGCAGCCCGAGACCGTCGCAACCGCAATCCGGATCGGTGCACCGGTCAATGCCGAGAAAGCCCTCACAGCCATCCGCAAGACCGGGGGCCTTGCCGAATCCGTTACGGACGAAGAAATCCTGCGGATGCAGCGCGACCTCGCCCGCAAGGAGGGCATCGGTGTCGAGCCGGCATCGGCTGCGTCGGTTGCCGGTATCAGGAAGCTGGCAGAGATGGGTATGATTGACCGGGACGAGCGGATCGTCTGCGTTGTCACCGGCCACCTCTTGAAAGACCCGGACACGGTGATCAAACAATGCGAACCCCCGACAGAGATCGATGCAAACCTGCCCTCGCTGCTCTCTGCGCTGCACTTGTAATTGCCCTTGTGGGAATACCTGCGGCGGGAGCGCTCTCGGCTGAGTATGTCGTCCTGCCAAATGGCACGGCGTACCAAGCCACCATTGAAATAGCGGATGCCTCACGCTATGAATTTGCTGATGTCGGCTTTATGGGAGAGAAAGTCCCGCTGCAGGTGGGGAATGTGACGCTCAATGGCACCTGCTCTCCCTGTAATTTTACCTGGAGCCGCCCCTGGGGCGCCCCTTCTGTCATCACGTTCGACAAGGGAAATTATACCGTCTCTTATCTCGC includes these proteins:
- a CDS encoding 30S ribosomal protein S28e; the protein is MADDATPAEVIEVVGSTGMHGEAMQVKCRILDGNNKGRIITRNTVGPIREGDIIMLLETEREAKKLSRR
- the rpl7ae gene encoding 50S ribosomal protein L7Ae produces the protein MAKGYVKTEAPEELQNKALEALEVARDTGKIKKGSNEATKAIERGIAALVVIGADVEPEEIVMHLGPLCDEKKVPYIFINKQNDIGAASGLDVGSAAAAIVKPGKAKETIDDLAKQLAALKA
- a CDS encoding nitrilase-related carbon-nitrogen hydrolase; this encodes MDEQQPVRICSAQIAGIWDNPAATLEKIRPLVHHAAASGARLICFPEQFATGWDPGSTNHTEELNSTIVSALRVMAQENRIAILGSLRQKSAGHPKNTALVIGDNREILATYSKIHLFSPGGEDRQFSPGSDLGIFRLGQLTCGLAICYDLRFPELFRIYARHGVQAMFVPSAWPASRRKHWELFVTARACENQMYVTGINTTGTTPVDSYSGGSMTVDPNGTIIAQANEAEQLLFCDLDPALVTSVRTAFPVAKDCKSELYPVLYGRK
- the thrC gene encoding threonine synthase — its product is MYHLVCVNCGATYPADEILYNCTKCGHLLAVKYPLDSLNINKAVWDKRPLGVWRYKELLPVHGEPVTLQEGGTQMYHLKRLGEEMGIPHLYAKHEGMNPSGSFKDRGMTVGVSMALQLGKKSVACASTGNTSASLAVYAAKAGIPAVVLLPAGKVAVGKVAQALMHGAKVISIRGNFDRALEMVHDLCLSHGLYLLNSINPYRLEGQKTIGFEAVDQLGGVPDRFVLPVGNAGNISAVYKGLLELQELGFIDRLPMMTGIQAAGSSPVVRAVRENLPEVVPEMQPETVATAIRIGAPVNAEKALTAIRKTGGLAESVTDEEILRMQRDLARKEGIGVEPASAASVAGIRKLAEMGMIDRDERIVCVVTGHLLKDPDTVIKQCEPPTEIDANLPSLLSALHL
- the ndk gene encoding nucleoside-diphosphate kinase — its product is MPDRTFVMVKPDGVQRGLVGEIVSRLEAKGLKLVAARFEKLPEQRVTEHYKEHLSKPFFPSMKEYIMSGPVFLMVWEGRNVAAIVRKVVGSTNPQEAAPGTIRGDFGIDIGRNVIHAADSPESAAREIGIHFKTTEVFDYKRIDESVLYEY
- a CDS encoding 50S ribosomal protein L24e, with translation MVEQHVCSFCGSQLEPGTGKMFVKRDGTIFYFCSTKCQNNHKLGRVPRRVQWTNAGRKALGKE
- a CDS encoding DUF2298 domain-containing protein, whose translation is MAVLSWLAVLTFLQLSLYPSLKKTFGRFAFPVAFPASLLAFTILSWYCGLVRIPIHSALIPFIFLAAWHLYQRNYQIPDLKEQWRWEALFLVTFLIMLDVRFVNPTISYAEKFMDHGFLASVILNPVVPPLDPWFAGGTLNVYYYLGYWMLGCLAIISGVPSAIAFNLSLPTVFALSAISLYAIGSLLLDRFRWLPLTVLILPNPALICQLVTGSAVNPAYDASLSWLGTRTITNTINEYPLFSFVWGDVHAHVVSIFNQLFLILLLFFVYRNWESLDKVQKAIVTILVSLSLGSMPLFNTWDVLIYAPLVLIVAFLLIWRNRASPGRDTWAFLFTVPPLSILLYLPFYLQLQTQTGAIAFVRTPSDPVEFLWVNGIFIAIFIALLVPEFRKRPWLLIACLPFALTGYIAAAIAIIPLVYLIAKADRDFPDILAAFGLAILVICELVYMKDNMGETFFRMNTVFKCYLPAWLMLGTAALVMIGQWLGRWGRIPVFSARLTTAATLGIVLFLLAAPFMISYNSGYGTNTLDGLEYLTASHPGDAGAVAFLRTLPPGEILVEAENGDYSYSSRVSSFTGIPAIIGQPFHEYMWRGDESGWFSERKSDIREIYERPELTVPLMKKYNATLLYVGDSEYERYDVSLPGTGLTKVYSEGTTTIYRISA